Proteins encoded within one genomic window of Cucumis sativus cultivar 9930 chromosome 3, Cucumber_9930_V3, whole genome shotgun sequence:
- the LOC101215638 gene encoding gibberellin 2-beta-dioxygenase 8: MAEIEPPLEERYNELKKEELNGRRTIEADEEVIEECEEEIELPVIDLGQLKKGNLEREKCKKEIVEAAMNWGFFQVINHGVAEKVLNAMINEQKKVFNQPFVNKSLSTNFLNLPSTHYRWGNPVAISSSQISWSEAFHIPVLEVSTSHHHITLRTTMEGVVKKLGSLAEKISEILGQSLGIKSNYFKERCEKGKSSFRMNRYPPCPIASQVYGLIPHTDTDYLTILYQPQISGLQLKKSAKWFPVKPNPRALLLNIGDLFQVVSNDIFRSLKHRVVASEGVERYSFAYFYCPSDDVIIESWLKPSIYKHFSYKEYRQQIEKDVEKTGNKVGLSRFFLHNIALPH; the protein is encoded by the exons ATGGCCGAGATTGAACCACCATTAGAAGAAAGGTATAATGAGTTGAAGAAAGAGGAATTAAATGGCAGAAGAACTATAGAAGCTGATGAAGAAGTAATAGAAgaatgtgaagaagaaatagagtTACCAGTGATTGATTTAGGGCAACTAAAGAAGGGgaatttagagagagagaaatgcaAGAAAGAAATAGTGGAAGCAGCAATGAATTGGGGTTTTTTTCAAGTAATAAATCATGGGGTTGCTGAGAAAGTATTGAATGCAATGATAAATGAGCAAAAGAAAGTGTTTAATCAACCTTTTGTTAACAAAAGTTTGAGtactaattttcttaatttgccTTCAACTCACTACCGCTGGGGTAACCCTGTCGCTATTTCTTCCTCTCAAATCTCTTGGTCTGAAGCTTTTCATATTCCTGTTTTGGAAGTTTCAACCTCGCACCATCATATTACTCTCAG AACAACAATGGAAGGAGTGGTGAAGAAGTTAGGGAGTTTAGCAGAGAAGATATCAGAAATATTAGGGCAAAGTTTGGggataaaatcaaattacttCAAAGAAAGGTGTGAGAAAGGGAAGAGCAGCTTTAGAATGAACAGATACCCACCATGTCCAATTGCTTCACAAGTCTATGGTCTCATTCCTCACACTGACACTGATTATCTCACAATTCTTTACCAACCTCAAATCAGTGGTTTGCAACTCAAGAAATCTGCTAAATGGTTCCCTGTTAAACCTAACCCTCGAGCTTTGCTTCTCAACATTGGTGACTTATTTCAG GTAGTGAGCAATGATATATTCAGAAGCCTTAAACACAGAGTGGTGGCTTCAGAAGGAGTTGAAAGATATTCATTTGCATATTTCTATTGCCCGTCTGATGATGTGATTATTGAGAGTTGGTTGAAACCAAGCATTTACAAGCACTTCAGCTACAAAGAATACAGACAACAGATTGAAAAAGATGTTGAGAAAACAGGCAACAAAGTTGGCCTTTCAAGGTTTTTCTTGCACAATATCGCCTTGCCTCATTAA